The proteins below are encoded in one region of Polynucleobacter sp. AP-Elch-400A-B2:
- a CDS encoding alkene reductase, which produces MSGKEIMFTPVKLGAIELKNRLVMAPLTRMRAIDGDVPHPLAKTYYEQRATAGLIISEATQISAIGKGYPGTPGIYSAEQTAAWKEIVSAVHAKGGKMIAQLWHVGRISHSSLHPEQGIPEAPSAITPAGQTYGADWKLHDYETPKAMTTGDIAGLLKDFELAAANAKAAGFDGVEIHSANGYLLDQFLQDKTNHRTDGYGGSIENRMRLLGEVIESIAKVYPSDRIGVRLSPYGSFNDMADSDPVALFTAVIQKLNGYYLSYVHMIEPRSTSAGGNDQVNEEAPITSEMFRTAYQGQFISAGGYDQAMGEAVLEAGLADAVAYGRLYISNPDLVERFKQGAALNPYNRATFYGGAEVGYTDYPTL; this is translated from the coding sequence ATGTCTGGAAAAGAAATCATGTTTACCCCCGTCAAGCTCGGTGCGATTGAATTAAAGAATCGCCTGGTGATGGCGCCTCTGACCAGAATGCGGGCCATCGATGGGGATGTGCCACACCCCCTGGCAAAAACTTACTACGAGCAAAGGGCAACTGCTGGCCTCATCATCAGCGAAGCAACGCAAATTTCTGCTATTGGTAAAGGTTATCCGGGAACGCCTGGAATCTATTCTGCTGAGCAAACAGCGGCTTGGAAAGAGATTGTGAGTGCAGTCCATGCCAAAGGTGGCAAGATGATTGCGCAGTTATGGCATGTTGGGCGCATCTCTCATTCCTCTTTGCATCCCGAGCAGGGCATTCCTGAAGCTCCATCTGCGATTACGCCTGCTGGTCAAACCTATGGTGCTGATTGGAAGTTGCACGATTACGAAACTCCTAAGGCAATGACTACTGGAGATATTGCCGGTCTCTTGAAAGACTTTGAATTGGCTGCTGCTAATGCAAAAGCGGCAGGTTTTGATGGCGTAGAAATTCATTCTGCAAATGGCTATTTACTCGATCAGTTTTTGCAAGACAAAACCAATCATCGTACTGATGGCTATGGCGGTTCAATCGAAAATCGTATGCGCTTGTTAGGCGAGGTGATTGAGTCGATTGCCAAGGTATATCCAAGCGATCGTATCGGGGTGCGTTTATCACCCTACGGTAGCTTTAATGATATGGCTGACAGCGATCCAGTTGCCTTATTCACTGCCGTGATTCAGAAGCTCAATGGCTATTACTTATCTTATGTACATATGATCGAACCACGTTCCACAAGTGCAGGTGGTAATGATCAAGTAAACGAAGAGGCACCTATTACTTCAGAGATGTTCCGGACAGCCTATCAAGGTCAATTTATTAGTGCCGGTGGATATGATCAGGCTATGGGTGAAGCTGTTTTAGAGGCTGGCTTGGCAGATGCGGTGGCCTATGGACGTTTGTATATTTCTAATCCAG